From Vigna unguiculata cultivar IT97K-499-35 chromosome 5, ASM411807v1, whole genome shotgun sequence, the proteins below share one genomic window:
- the LOC114183940 gene encoding probable inactive dual specificity protein phosphatase-like At4g18593 isoform X2: MAEACSSQTEATTKLIYRCKKCRRIVASEENIVSHERGKGESSFKWKKRSSEAWEAEKQPVDCTSIFVEPMKWMEAVQEGNVGDKLLCMGCNARLGNFNWAGMQCSCGAWINPAFQLHKSRLDECYM, from the exons ATGGCTGAAGCTTGTAGCTCTCAGACAGAAGCCACAACCAAACTTATATACCGGTGTAAGAAATGCAGAAGAATTGTTGCTTCAGAGGAAAATATAGTTTCCCATGAGCGTGGGAAAGGAGAATCAAGCTTCAAGTGGAAAAAGAGAAGCAGTGAAGCCTGGGAAGCGGAAAAGCAACCAGTTGATTGCACTTCAATATTTGTTGAGCCGATGAAATGGATGGAAGCAG TACAAGAAGGTAATGTGGGAGATAAACTTCTATGTATGGGTTGTAATGCTCGTTTGGGTAATTTCAACTGGGCTGGTATGCAGTGCAGCTGTGGAGCCTGGATTAACCCTGCTTTTCAGCTGCATAAAAGCAGGTTAGATGAGTGTTATATGTAA
- the LOC114183940 gene encoding probable inactive dual specificity protein phosphatase-like At4g18593 isoform X1 has protein sequence MLDKAFNVWLSPLIICFSACSSQTEATTKLIYRCKKCRRIVASEENIVSHERGKGESSFKWKKRSSEAWEAEKQPVDCTSIFVEPMKWMEAVQEGNVGDKLLCMGCNARLGNFNWAGMQCSCGAWINPAFQLHKSRLDECYM, from the exons ATGCTTGATAAAGCATTTAATGTTTGGCTCTCCCCATTAATAATTTGCTTTTCAG CTTGTAGCTCTCAGACAGAAGCCACAACCAAACTTATATACCGGTGTAAGAAATGCAGAAGAATTGTTGCTTCAGAGGAAAATATAGTTTCCCATGAGCGTGGGAAAGGAGAATCAAGCTTCAAGTGGAAAAAGAGAAGCAGTGAAGCCTGGGAAGCGGAAAAGCAACCAGTTGATTGCACTTCAATATTTGTTGAGCCGATGAAATGGATGGAAGCAG TACAAGAAGGTAATGTGGGAGATAAACTTCTATGTATGGGTTGTAATGCTCGTTTGGGTAATTTCAACTGGGCTGGTATGCAGTGCAGCTGTGGAGCCTGGATTAACCCTGCTTTTCAGCTGCATAAAAGCAGGTTAGATGAGTGTTATATGTAA
- the LOC114186174 gene encoding uncharacterized protein LOC114186174, with the protein MGGVSLRESWCFCKGVSKSEKMKAAIFTGKGQGMATITGISPNGVSGTGFLIHRNLLLTTHTNLPSVVAADSAEIRLHNGVAATLVPQRFFITSSVLDLTIVGLDDADGDSNAQGQYPHYLKTSCKANLDLGSVVYLLGYTEKQDLTVGEGKVVIATDNLIKLSTDGIQWSPGSAGFDVHGNLAFMICDPMKLATSPNTKSPSTSSSSSSSWKKEHPMQFGIPIPVICDWLNQHWEGNLDELNKPKLPLMRLMSTGPKSEHSCASFTLRQVFKSAEGDDDGTTSSSNNASKARDQGPSSSAVTNTVEEESAITNPNAAHVQGIPTPEIYESPRVTAVPLRRKENIPLQLLDINFPPRTTKAAVLAHSSKPKSAENHAKDPLPEDQSEGEQNKHTRPTTPIPDVSSTGSVNGAAQSEVQSSSSPVEVPEMQNGYSSEGETMYSAETAESRNYTSPRELKFQQVGRSQSCVSYNRWGAAPRSQVARGMMVENQRSFMHVKRMYSQGAATSQRSNDYFSPTVSSIMKRNSSSSKPPRQTPVHSPSPRWLF; encoded by the exons ATGGGGGGTGTGAGTTTGAGGGAATCGTGGTGTTTCTGCAAAGGGGTGAGTAAGTCTGAGAAAATGAAAGCTGCAATCTTTACAGGGAAGGGTCAAGGTATGGCTACTATCACCGGCATTTCTCCAAATGGGGTTTCCGGTACCGGATTTTTAATCCACCGGAATCTTCTTTTGACTACTCACACCAATCTTCCCTCGGTGGTGGCCGCCGACAGTGCCGAGATCCGGCTGCACAATGGCGTGGCTGCAACTCTTGTGCCTCAGAG GTTTTTCATTACAAGTTCTGTATTAGATCTAACCATTGTGGGTTTAGATGATGCCGATGGGGACTCAAATGCACAGGGTCAATACCCTCACTACTTGAAGACCAGTTGCAAAGCCAATCTAGATCTGGGAAGTGTGGTTTACCTTTTAGGCTACACAGAAAAACAGGACCTCACTGTTGGTGAAGGAAAGGTGGTCATAGCCACTGACAATCTCATCAAATTATCAACTGATGGAATTCAATGGAGTCCAGGTTCAGCAGGTTTTGATGTGCATGGAAATCTTGCTTTCATGATATGTGATCCTATGAAGTTAGCCACATCACCAAATACCAAATCACCTTCAACTTCATCGTCATCGTCCTCCTCTTGGAAGAAAGAACACCCTATGCAGTTTGGCATACCGATTCCAGTCATATGTGATTGGTTAAACCAGCATTGGGAAGGCAACCTTGATGAGCTTAACAAGCCAAAACTACCACTCATGCGGTTGATGTCAACCGGCCCGAAGAGCGAGCATTCGTGTGCTTCCTTCACCCTGCGGCAAGTTTTCAAGTCAGCAGAAGGAGATGATGATGGCACCACATCTTCATCGAACAATGCTTCAAAGGCAAGAGATCAAGGACCAAGCTCTTCTGCTGTTACCAACACAGTTGAAGAAGAAAGTGCAATCACTAATCCAAATGCTGCTCATGTACAAGGAATTCCCACCCCAGAAATATATGAATCGCCTAGAGTAACTGCTGTGCCACTCAGAAGGAAAGAAAACATTCCATTGCAGCTTTTAGACATCAACTTTCCtccaaggacaaccaaagctgcAGTTTTGGCACACTCATCCAAACCAAAGTCTGCTGAAAATCATGCCAAAGACCCTTTGCCTGAAGACCAATCAGAAGGAGAACAAAACAAGCACACAAGGCCAACAACTCCTATTCCGGACGTTTCCTCAACAGGGTCTGTGAATGGAGCTGCGCAAAGCGAGGTTCAATCCAGTTCGTCTCCGGTGGAAGTACCGGAGATGCAGAACGGATACAGCAGCGAAGGAGAGACCATGTACTCGGCGGAAACCGCCGAGAGCCGGAACTACACAAGCCCCAGAGAGCTGAAGTTTCAGCAAGTGGGAAGGAGCCAGAGTTGTGTGAGTTACAACAGGTGGGGTGCTGCACCAAGAAGCCAAGTTGCTCGTGGAATGATGGTGGAAAATCAGAGAAGCTTTATGCATGTGAAGAGAATGTACTCACAAGGTGCAGCAACTTCTCAGCGTAGCAATGACTATTTCAGCCCCACTGTTTCCTCCATCATGAAACGTAACAGCAGCTCAAGCAAGCCACCTCGGCAAACTCCTGTTCATTCTCCTTCTCCCAGATGGTTGTTCTGA